In Xylanibacter ruminicola 23, a single genomic region encodes these proteins:
- a CDS encoding PadR family transcriptional regulator, whose translation MNIENAKSQMRKGMLEYCVLLLLKHRPSYASDIIQQLKNAELLVVEGTLYPLLTRLKNDGLLQYEWQESTQGPPRKYYALSKEGEKFLEGLDAAWQELSNTINYLKNVTPKLLEVKD comes from the coding sequence ATGAACATTGAAAATGCAAAGTCGCAAATGCGTAAAGGCATGCTCGAGTATTGTGTACTGCTACTCTTGAAGCATCGCCCATCGTATGCCAGCGACATTATCCAACAACTAAAAAACGCCGAGCTACTGGTGGTTGAGGGCACACTCTACCCACTATTAACCCGACTTAAGAACGATGGTTTGCTGCAGTACGAATGGCAGGAGTCAACCCAAGGACCGCCTCGTAAGTATTACGCCCTGAGCAAAGAGGGTGAAAAGTTTCTCGAAGGGTTGGATGCAGCCTGGCAGGAACTCTCTAACACCATTAATTATCTAAAGAATGTAACCCCCAAGTTATTGGAAGTAAAGGATTGA